In the genome of Halobacterium noricense, one region contains:
- a CDS encoding metallophosphoesterase family protein yields MLVLGDAHASTPDRRQSLFAAYRAADADVALQAGDLMYYDLPIPTHFIGGNNEDFDVVEALRHGRIESDDVSNTHLLHSTAETVDGLRVAGLSGNYAPTQFEKSREQLYDDRRRHFVRDDVERAKQLDDVDIFLAHEAPHGLPVTEEYDVGCKHIDDVLETLEPDLCLVGHHHEHAESEFGPTHVVSLAPAWDSYYELDAESLSLTRHDTPPA; encoded by the coding sequence ATGCTAGTCCTCGGGGACGCACACGCGAGCACGCCCGACCGACGGCAGTCGCTGTTTGCCGCGTACCGCGCGGCCGACGCCGACGTCGCGCTCCAGGCCGGGGACCTCATGTACTACGACCTCCCGATACCGACCCACTTCATCGGCGGCAACAACGAGGACTTCGACGTCGTCGAAGCGCTGCGCCACGGCCGCATCGAGAGCGACGACGTCTCGAACACCCACCTCCTCCACAGTACCGCCGAGACCGTCGACGGGCTGCGCGTCGCCGGCCTCTCCGGGAACTACGCGCCCACACAGTTCGAGAAGTCCCGCGAACAGCTCTACGACGACCGCCGCCGCCACTTCGTGCGCGACGACGTCGAGCGGGCCAAACAGCTCGACGACGTCGACATCTTCCTCGCGCACGAAGCCCCCCATGGGCTCCCCGTCACCGAGGAGTACGACGTCGGCTGCAAGCACATCGACGACGTCCTCGAAACTCTCGAACCCGACCTCTGTCTGGTCGGCCACCACCACGAGCACGCCGAGAGCGAGTTCGGCCCCACGCACGTGGTCTCGCTGGCTCCCGCGTGGGACTCGTACTACGAACTCGACGCCGAATCGCTGTCGCTGACGCGTCACGACACGCCGCCCGCCTGA
- the dapA gene encoding 4-hydroxy-tetrahydrodipicolinate synthase: MDHTTFVNGVFPAMTTPFAADGSIDFDRLRAHARRLVDSGVDGLVPVGSTGESATLTHDEHVEVVEAVVAEAGDEVPIIAGAGSNSTHEALGLSQRSVDAGADALLLISPYYNKPEPEGMEAHYREIADRVDAPQIIYNVPSRTGRNIAVETAEALASHENVVGYKAASGDVGRVSEVVERTREEDFGVLSGDDGLTLPVLSVGGTGTISVTGNVEPERVSDLVWSAHDGDYETARQRHQELEPLNRALFAETNPIPVKAAQEILGHGPANYRSPLTDASEETRERLREALDALDDAEVPA; encoded by the coding sequence ATGGACCACACAACATTCGTGAACGGCGTCTTCCCGGCGATGACGACGCCGTTCGCGGCCGACGGCAGTATCGATTTCGACCGACTGCGAGCGCACGCGCGACGCCTCGTCGACAGCGGCGTCGACGGCCTCGTGCCCGTGGGTTCGACCGGCGAGAGCGCGACGCTCACCCACGACGAGCACGTCGAGGTCGTGGAGGCCGTCGTCGCCGAGGCCGGCGACGAAGTCCCGATTATCGCGGGCGCGGGCAGCAACTCGACGCACGAGGCGCTGGGGCTCTCCCAGCGCTCGGTGGACGCGGGCGCGGACGCCCTGCTGCTCATCTCGCCGTACTACAACAAGCCCGAGCCGGAGGGCATGGAGGCCCACTACCGGGAAATCGCTGACCGCGTGGACGCCCCCCAGATTATCTACAACGTGCCCTCGCGGACCGGCCGCAACATCGCCGTGGAGACCGCCGAGGCGCTCGCGAGCCACGAGAACGTCGTCGGCTACAAGGCCGCCAGCGGCGACGTCGGCCGCGTCAGCGAGGTCGTCGAGCGCACGCGCGAGGAGGACTTCGGCGTGCTCTCCGGCGACGACGGCCTGACGCTGCCCGTCCTCTCGGTCGGCGGCACCGGGACCATCAGCGTCACCGGGAACGTCGAACCCGAGCGCGTCAGCGACCTCGTCTGGTCGGCCCACGACGGCGACTACGAGACCGCGCGCCAGCGCCACCAGGAACTCGAACCGCTGAACCGCGCGCTGTTCGCGGAGACGAACCCGATTCCCGTCAAGGCCGCCCAGGAGATTCTGGGCCACGGCCCCGCGAACTACCGCTCGCCGCTCACTGACGCCTCCGAGGAGACGCGCGAACGGCTCCGCGAGGCCCTGGACGCGCTCGACGACGCGGAGGTACCCGCATGA
- the dapB gene encoding 4-hydroxy-tetrahydrodipicolinate reductase: MRIGVTGATGRMGREVREEAAERGVEVAFATTRNPGSDLDPASEFASLVAAENPDAVVDFTVPEASVEYVTACAAAGVPIVVGTTGFDDNQLDALRDAGSDAPVLLGANFSRGIQALLDVVEQAVGSLPEYDVEVTETHHNGKRDAPSGTANVLLDRIERAAERSEAAERGAGSAATGDSGESERVHGRVGDQPREDGEIGVHARRAGDVTGEHEALLAGNDEVLELTHRAGDRSVFAAGALDAAAWLADQPAQFYRFEEVASEL; encoded by the coding sequence ATGAGAATCGGGGTTACTGGTGCGACCGGGCGGATGGGCCGCGAGGTCCGCGAGGAGGCCGCCGAGCGCGGCGTCGAGGTGGCGTTCGCGACGACCCGCAACCCCGGCAGCGACCTCGACCCGGCCAGTGAGTTCGCGTCGCTGGTGGCGGCCGAGAATCCTGACGCGGTCGTGGACTTTACCGTGCCGGAGGCGAGCGTGGAGTACGTGACCGCCTGCGCGGCCGCCGGCGTCCCCATCGTCGTCGGCACCACCGGCTTCGACGACAACCAACTGGACGCGCTCCGGGACGCGGGCAGCGACGCGCCCGTGCTGCTCGGCGCGAACTTCTCGCGGGGCATCCAAGCCCTCCTGGACGTCGTCGAGCAGGCAGTCGGGTCGCTCCCCGAGTACGACGTCGAGGTCACCGAGACCCACCACAACGGGAAGCGCGACGCACCCAGCGGCACGGCGAACGTGCTGCTGGACCGTATCGAGCGCGCGGCCGAGCGCAGTGAGGCCGCGGAACGAGGAGCCGGGAGCGCGGCGACCGGCGATAGCGGCGAGTCCGAGCGCGTCCACGGACGCGTGGGCGACCAGCCCCGCGAGGACGGCGAAATCGGCGTGCACGCGCGCCGCGCCGGCGACGTCACCGGCGAGCACGAGGCGCTGCTCGCCGGGAACGACGAAGTGCTGGAACTCACACACCGCGCGGGCGACCGGTCGGTGTTCGCGGCGGGCGCGCTCGACGCCGCCGCGTGGCTCGCCGACCAGCCCGCCCAGTTCTACCGATTCGAGGAGGTTGCTTCCGAACTATGA
- a CDS encoding 2,3,4,5-tetrahydropyridine-2,6-dicarboxylate N-succinyltransferase — translation MSLESDVRDLWQRHEDGEASKTPQADGEAVDGDLTAETASADDADTLEAFLDALEAGDVRAAEQSGGEWEAVEWVKRGVLLNFALRETEPREYGDVTYHDVLPLRDTNDLYERGTRNTPDGTVLRRGAHLGSDCIVMSPAFVNIGAHVGDGTLVDSCDTVGSCAQIGEDVKLGANTLIGGVLEPVESAPVVVEDGVSLGAGCRVTSGFVVGEDSVVGENTLLTPRIPVYDLVEEEILYGELPPERRAFTRYVESSVGDHDLFDGGAFKPAVVAMDLEAETLDATQREEVLRS, via the coding sequence ATGAGTCTGGAATCTGACGTACGAGACCTGTGGCAACGACACGAAGACGGAGAGGCGTCGAAGACGCCTCAGGCAGACGGCGAAGCCGTCGACGGCGACCTGACCGCGGAGACCGCGAGTGCCGACGACGCGGACACGCTCGAAGCGTTCCTCGACGCGCTCGAAGCCGGGGACGTGCGCGCCGCCGAGCAGTCCGGTGGCGAGTGGGAGGCCGTCGAGTGGGTCAAGCGCGGCGTCCTCCTGAACTTCGCGCTCCGGGAGACCGAGCCCCGCGAGTACGGCGACGTCACCTACCACGACGTGCTCCCGCTGCGCGACACCAACGACCTCTACGAGCGGGGCACGCGGAACACGCCCGACGGCACGGTGCTCCGTCGCGGCGCGCACCTCGGCTCGGACTGCATCGTGATGTCCCCGGCGTTCGTGAACATCGGCGCGCACGTCGGCGACGGCACGCTCGTCGACTCCTGTGACACCGTCGGCTCGTGCGCACAAATCGGCGAGGACGTGAAGCTCGGCGCGAACACGCTCATCGGCGGCGTGCTCGAACCCGTCGAGAGCGCGCCCGTCGTCGTCGAGGACGGCGTCTCGCTGGGCGCGGGCTGCCGGGTCACGTCCGGGTTCGTCGTCGGCGAGGACTCCGTGGTCGGCGAGAACACGCTGCTGACGCCGCGCATCCCCGTCTACGACCTCGTCGAGGAAGAGATTCTGTACGGCGAACTGCCGCCCGAGCGGCGCGCATTCACGCGCTACGTGGAGTCCAGCGTCGGCGACCACGACCTCTTCGACGGCGGCGCGTTCAAGCCCGCGGTCGTCGCGATGGACCTCGAAGCGGAGACGCTCGACGCGACCCAGCGCGAGGAGGTTCTCCGGTCGTGA
- the lysA gene encoding diaminopimelate decarboxylase produces the protein MTRVEAPAVRRLADWSAADLRDLAAEYGTPLYVQDLDRVGENYDRLSAAFPDADVHYAVKANAGRAVLEALRDAGAGAECASAGEVYRALDAGYEPDEIHYTAVNPPARDLDYVLDAAPEATFVVGARDTIDRLEERGFDGRLAVRVHPGVGAGHSDEVATGADAKFGISHDRAADVLREADARGFDVIGIHAHVGSGMLSESDVDAHREVVERLAAVARDAPVDLEFVDVGGGFGVPYRPEEDPLDLDAVADATRDALADVDAELVVEPGRFLVADAGVLLAEVNTVKRTDGPTLAGVDAGMTTLLRPALYDAHHEARTLTRDSHDRPDRTVTVVGPICESTDVLAQRRRLPRPERGDLLAVGNAGAYGVEMASQYNSRPRPAVVAVEGGDHRLARERDSLSDLTTPER, from the coding sequence GTGACGCGCGTCGAGGCCCCCGCCGTGCGGCGGCTCGCGGACTGGTCGGCGGCCGACCTCCGCGACCTCGCAGCCGAGTACGGCACGCCGCTGTACGTGCAGGACCTCGACCGCGTCGGGGAGAACTACGACCGGCTCTCGGCCGCGTTCCCGGACGCGGACGTCCACTACGCCGTGAAGGCCAACGCCGGCCGTGCGGTCCTCGAAGCGCTCCGGGACGCGGGCGCTGGCGCGGAGTGCGCGTCCGCCGGCGAAGTGTACCGCGCGCTCGACGCCGGCTACGAGCCCGACGAGATTCACTACACGGCAGTCAATCCGCCCGCCCGCGACCTCGACTACGTGCTCGACGCGGCACCCGAGGCGACGTTCGTCGTGGGTGCGCGCGACACAATCGACCGCCTCGAAGAGCGCGGCTTCGACGGCCGGCTGGCGGTCCGCGTCCATCCCGGCGTCGGTGCCGGCCACAGCGACGAGGTGGCGACCGGTGCGGACGCCAAGTTCGGCATCTCCCACGACCGCGCGGCGGACGTGCTGCGCGAGGCCGACGCCCGCGGCTTCGACGTGATCGGGATTCACGCCCACGTCGGCAGCGGGATGCTCTCCGAATCGGACGTCGACGCCCACCGCGAGGTCGTCGAACGCCTCGCCGCGGTCGCACGCGACGCGCCCGTGGACCTGGAGTTCGTGGACGTCGGCGGCGGTTTCGGCGTTCCGTACCGCCCAGAGGAAGACCCGCTTGACCTCGACGCAGTCGCGGACGCGACCCGGGACGCGCTCGCGGACGTGGACGCCGAACTAGTCGTCGAACCCGGGCGCTTCCTCGTCGCGGATGCGGGCGTCCTGCTCGCGGAAGTGAACACCGTCAAGCGCACCGACGGCCCGACGCTCGCGGGCGTCGACGCCGGCATGACGACGCTCTTGCGGCCCGCGCTCTACGACGCCCACCACGAAGCGCGCACGCTGACCCGCGACAGCCACGACCGCCCAGACCGTACAGTTACGGTCGTCGGGCCCATTTGTGAGAGCACAGACGTACTCGCACAGCGCCGCCGGCTCCCACGACCGGAGCGCGGCGACCTGCTCGCAGTCGGGAACGCGGGCGCGTACGGCGTCGAGATGGCGTCCCAGTACAACTCCCGACCGCGACCTGCCGTCGTCGCCGTGGAGGGCGGCGACCACCGGCTCGCCCGCGAACGCGACTCGCTATCCGACCTCACCACCCCAGAACGATGA
- the dapF gene encoding diaminopimelate epimerase, with product MIPYERYHGTGNDFAIVDASNYVPDRGAFAERLCADLGIDGILFLALEDRYTPPRAVMTLRQPDGSTADMCGNGARCAARWVAEQTGADAVMLDTQAGTRRADLDGAEVTVEMGEPSFAPRDVPAFRDEPMDREELAGYEVTAVNTGVPHAVVFVDDVDDVDIEAAAPDIRHHEAFPDGANVTFASPDGEDAFRQRTFERGVEGETDSCGTGAVAVAAVARREGRCGDRVAVRPPGGELRVDLSGTTAMLRGPTEHELDGEAEVVSARQLDA from the coding sequence ATGATTCCCTACGAACGATACCACGGCACCGGCAACGACTTCGCAATCGTCGACGCGTCGAACTACGTCCCCGACCGCGGGGCGTTCGCCGAACGGCTCTGCGCCGATCTCGGCATCGACGGCATCCTGTTCCTCGCGCTGGAGGACCGCTACACGCCGCCGCGTGCGGTGATGACGCTGCGCCAGCCCGACGGCTCCACCGCCGACATGTGCGGGAACGGCGCGCGCTGTGCGGCCCGCTGGGTCGCCGAGCAGACCGGTGCCGACGCCGTCATGCTGGACACGCAGGCAGGGACGCGGCGCGCGGACCTCGACGGCGCCGAAGTCACCGTCGAAATGGGCGAGCCGTCGTTCGCGCCCCGCGACGTGCCGGCGTTCCGCGACGAGCCGATGGACCGCGAGGAACTCGCGGGCTACGAGGTCACCGCCGTGAACACGGGCGTGCCACACGCCGTCGTGTTCGTCGACGACGTCGACGACGTGGACATCGAGGCGGCCGCCCCTGACATCCGCCACCACGAGGCGTTCCCGGACGGCGCGAACGTCACGTTCGCGTCCCCGGACGGCGAGGACGCGTTCCGCCAGCGCACGTTCGAGCGCGGCGTCGAGGGCGAGACCGACTCCTGTGGCACGGGCGCGGTCGCGGTCGCCGCCGTCGCGCGCCGCGAGGGCCGCTGCGGGGACCGGGTCGCGGTCCGGCCGCCGGGCGGCGAACTCCGCGTCGACCTCTCGGGCACCACCGCGATGCTGCGGGGCCCGACCGAGCACGAACTCGACGGCGAAGCCGAGGTCGTCTCCGCGCGCCAGCTCGATGCCTGA
- a CDS encoding M20/M25/M40 family metallo-hydrolase: MPDSFSVLDFHERAVRTPSHEDVEEMRELLVETLRERGHDPEVDDAGNVLASKGRGEPHVVLNTHIDTVPPHVEFARDGDVVEGRGACDAKGPLAALLAAFFAVDADEGKVTLAITPDEETDSMGAAALDLDADGFIVGEPTDLDACTSARGRFQGTVELAGEGAHAAEPETGANAVAAAEHALEAVRTYDASRGAAEHPELGPPTLTPTRIAGGDAANRVPDDCTIVFDRRTVPPETQTEFFDSFAAHVRDAVPEHVVVAVGPAERETPFLEAFDTADDSAVVEALVDAGAGSPRPFGAATEASYFAVDAPTVVFGPGVLADDEGPVAHAQREYVNRSDVERAAEIVTAALDSVV, from the coding sequence ATGCCTGACTCGTTCTCCGTTCTGGACTTCCACGAGCGCGCAGTCCGCACGCCCTCCCACGAGGACGTCGAGGAGATGCGCGAGTTGCTCGTCGAAACGCTGCGCGAGCGCGGCCACGACCCCGAGGTCGACGACGCCGGGAACGTCCTCGCGTCGAAAGGACGTGGGGAGCCCCACGTCGTCCTGAACACGCACATCGACACCGTGCCGCCGCACGTCGAGTTCGCGCGGGACGGCGACGTCGTCGAGGGGCGGGGCGCCTGCGACGCGAAGGGGCCGCTGGCCGCGCTGCTCGCGGCGTTCTTCGCCGTCGACGCCGACGAGGGGAAGGTGACGCTCGCGATTACGCCCGACGAGGAGACGGACTCGATGGGCGCGGCCGCCCTCGACCTCGACGCGGACGGCTTCATCGTGGGCGAGCCGACGGACCTCGACGCGTGCACGAGCGCCCGCGGCCGCTTCCAGGGCACCGTCGAACTCGCGGGTGAGGGTGCGCACGCCGCCGAACCCGAGACGGGCGCGAACGCGGTCGCCGCGGCCGAGCACGCGCTCGAAGCGGTGCGGACGTACGACGCGTCCCGTGGCGCTGCCGAGCACCCGGAACTCGGGCCGCCGACGCTCACGCCCACGCGCATCGCAGGCGGGGACGCCGCGAACCGCGTGCCCGACGACTGCACCATCGTCTTCGACCGGCGGACCGTCCCGCCGGAGACGCAGACGGAGTTCTTCGACAGTTTCGCGGCGCACGTCCGGGACGCGGTCCCCGAGCACGTCGTCGTCGCGGTCGGGCCGGCCGAGCGGGAGACGCCGTTCCTCGAAGCGTTCGACACGGCCGACGACAGCGCCGTCGTCGAAGCGCTCGTGGACGCGGGCGCTGGCAGCCCGCGGCCGTTCGGCGCTGCGACGGAAGCCTCCTACTTCGCCGTGGACGCACCCACGGTCGTCTTCGGGCCGGGCGTGCTCGCCGACGACGAGGGGCCGGTCGCACACGCCCAGCGCGAGTACGTCAATCGGTCGGATGTCGAGCGCGCCGCCGAAATCGTCACGGCCGCGCTGGACTCGGTGGTCTAA
- a CDS encoding zinc ribbon domain-containing protein yields the protein MACTSCGYTELYADVASRGTDLADVASRGTDLADVFFVRPPSPARP from the coding sequence GTGGCCTGCACGTCCTGCGGGTACACCGAACTGTACGCGGACGTCGCCTCACGCGGCACCGACCTCGCGGACGTCGCCTCGCGCGGCACCGACCTCGCGGACGTCTTCTTCGTTAGACCACCGAGTCCAGCGCGGCCGTGA
- a CDS encoding winged helix-turn-helix domain-containing protein yields the protein MEADELIESDREILDELQKGRCTPAVLVDCTGLSKQTIHNRLNVLVVGGHVEKVHESGLYELVDDPRND from the coding sequence ATGGAAGCGGACGAGTTGATAGAGAGTGACCGAGAGATACTCGATGAACTCCAGAAAGGGAGGTGTACGCCTGCTGTTCTTGTGGATTGTACTGGTCTGTCGAAACAGACCATCCACAACCGTCTGAATGTTCTTGTAGTTGGTGGACATGTCGAAAAGGTTCACGAGAGTGGCCTCTACGAACTGGTTGATGATCCCCGCAACGACTGA